In one window of Episyrphus balteatus chromosome 3, idEpiBalt1.1, whole genome shotgun sequence DNA:
- the LOC129913342 gene encoding uncharacterized protein LOC129913342 isoform X6, which translates to MAAAQILPLYYTKNHKSQQGNQSNYFQHQPNKLHQQERSISIPHQQHFQTLPQQNKDTFSKVTENFYCFQSAVNDNKNSENENKNNTLKSQKATWLQLQHHESLFSNTIETSDSKKESTNKTGTQHPLTSLTTANVDRNRKANEHNEQKDSNAREYYCPRKKSCWKNAFGSPKDECPAPKDDTNRVTVAIDSLANCEVTLVGKPKTASICDHNHHYNDILFSAEQPKSADADEGRRENKQNTVLQSNNFLDQNDTNNNKNFQYKTCLYYPLRSTMPSSPSKFSNNDVENNSNNKPSAKYTPILPEKNNVFNTGIYKQSKEDTSRAKVYVRCQSEANISSSEIGKCEKGTTCFANFIAIDKLPGEKKYASTTTTTTTTTTKTATTTSSKTKNCATCCQNNVSSNANNDVAKDLDKTCFLHKRIGSFMKDIPNLAGEGCLLCKFKPKTCQKSDESPECCERCCYQKKATSLPKHEEKPNWSDGDDDERIQSSNFTSPNAFSSTVFLQSHSTNKTQTLSRLSSKKQKCCCNKQQHDKLPIDDSALQQHQQQLRKQRTSKTYNFNCPKCYTREWTNCHTNNKTNERLVNTRTSNINETSFFNKTKTASLSTDENRKYCRKFCGSAIKAFADIKRLTRAILPLIIIFNILPHLYAAEYSFDTTELKDGPSQTHSALKPVMAYLETLPRPTKSPKCDQTFVSRVGGPQNGTFSAPLVHNPRNHSRQCLYIFLAGPGQRVEVVFTTFNLRGSPPDGSAVGELPTCVHEYMDIYSEVQSSDPADLINSPFGGRFCGTIPPRRRISMHRAIAISFFTNKNVSEPDLFEGHYRFLNASEYEIGIPIAGSPCSYTITPSMSLNKTGALISPTYPGAYPKDMSCTYQFLGETNQRVRLEFRDFDLFFGGPHCPFDYIKVYDGPDNSSALIGTYCGQQRNLVLYSSESSLFVHFYTLPRTANTQNRGFKGIYEFSESFVKLDFIRENDGIHIRGSECDQKILSKKESTGFVLSPNYPYPYIPKTVCRYFIYGMQDAQHLERVRLEFSSFNIPKVENKDKGETNCSDGYLKIYLKGQETADAYDKFDYELCGNETQKVVSDGPRLAMVFSSGELQGRGFKGKYTFETEYKIPGTAAPDGTCSFTYVSSSKKRGDLNSPRYPSNYPSETNCSYLFLAEPNEQVTIVFDHFKVKADNVNSTAGAYGASACFEDWLEIYVIYRDNNDRFLGRYCGLTAPGPVESPRGAVGLRITLHTDQENVASGFKARYFFETSKSEVGDCGGNFSNEDSGIITSPHYPSNYKSPAKGLASMACNWYMTARPGYKLSINFEHFSVEGDPMARGCPAAVLRMWTNVDSEAAPIELCGEKPPTEHWHYISTGQSARISFTTTDKTIGAQGFRIVWTEIQDSGPGPPAIGLLCESAYHFQCNIGYCISDKLRCDGIKNCGPGDDSDEMHCES; encoded by the exons ATGGCTGCAGCACAGATACTTCCATTGTATTACACAAAAAACCACAAAAGTCAACAAGGAAATCAATCGAATTATTTTCAGCATCAGCCTAACAAACTACATCAACAAGAAAGATCGATTTCCATTCCTCACCAGCAGCATTTTCAAACGTTACCACAACAAAATAAGGACACGTTTTCAAAGGTTACAGAAAACTTCTACTGTTTTCAGTCAGCAGTTAACGATAATAAAAACTCTGAGAACgagaacaaaaacaacacacTTAAATCACAGAAAGCTACTTGGCTGCAATTGCAACACCACGAAAGCCTATTTTCGAACACTATCGAGACGAGTGATTCAAAGAAAGAGAGTACCAATAAGACAGGCACCCAGCATCCGCTTACATCCCTTACCACTGCCAACGTGGACCGAAATAGAAAAGCGAACGAACACAACGAACAAAAGGATTCCAACGCAAGAGAATATTATTGTCCGAGAAAGAAATCATGTTGGAAGAATGCTTTCGGATCTCCAAAAGACGAATGTCCAGCACCAAAAGATGATACTAATCGTGTTACAGTTGCTATCGATTCTCTCGCTAATTGTGAAGTTACCCTTGTGGGCAAACCAAAGACTGCCAGTATTTGTGACCACAATCATCACTATAATGACATTCTTTTCTCTGCCGAACAGCCCAAAAGTGCGGATGCCGATGAGGGGAGAcgagaaaacaaacaaaatacggTCTTACAGTCAAATAATTTCTTGGATCAAAATGATaccaataataacaaaaacttcCAATACAAAACATGTTTATATTATCCTTTGCGGTCAACAATGCCATCATctccttcaaaattttctaacaacGATGTTGAAAACAATTCTAATAATAAACCTTCAGCTAAGTACACTCCAATTCTACCAgaaaaaaataacgttttcaATACAGGGATCTATAAGCAATCTAAAGAAGATACGTCGAGAGCGAAAGTATATGTGCGATGCCAATCAGAGGCAAACATTAGTTCAAGTGAAATCGGAAAATGCGAAAAAGGAACAACATGCTTTGCCAATTTTATCGCTATCGATAAATTACCAGGGGAAAAGAAATACgcttctacaacaacaacaacaacaacaacaacaacaaaaaccgcTACTACCACATCTAGTAAAACGAAAAACTGTGCTACATGCTGCCAAAACAATGTCTCTAGTAACGCCAATAACGACGTTGCAAAAGACCTTGACAAAACATGTTTCCTTCATAAGCGAATTGGTAGTTTTATGAAAGATATTCCAAATTTGGCTGGTGAGGGCTGTCTGCTGTGCAAATTTAAGCCAAAAACCTGCCAAAAATCTGATGAATCACCAGAATGTTGTGAAAGATGTTGTTATCAAAAGAAAGCAACATCATTACCGAAACACGAAGAGAAACCGAATTGGAGTGATGGCGATGATGATGAACGCATACAATCATCTAACTTTACGTCACCTAATGCTTTCTCATCGACCGTTTTCTTGCAATCAcattcaacaaataaaacacaaacattATCACGATTAtcttccaaaaaacaaaaatgttgctGCAATAAACAACAACACGACAAATTGCCAATTGATGATAGCGCATTACAGCAGCATCAACAACAGCTTCGAAAACAACGAACGTCAAAAACTTATAACTTTAACTGCCCGAAATGCTACACTAGAGAATGGACAAATTGTCAtaccaataacaaaacaaatgagAGATTGGTTAATACCAGAACATCAAATATTAATGAGACaagcttttttaataaaacaaaaacagcaTCATTATCGACcgatgaaaatagaaaatattgtagaaaattttgtggAAGTGCGATCAAAGCTTTTGCAGATATTAAGAGACTTACGCGTGCTATTTTGCCACTTATTATCATCTTTAATATCCTACCACATCTCTATGCAG CGGAGTACAGTTTCGACACTACTGAGTTAAAAGATGGACCGTCCCAAACACATAGTGCTTTGAAGCCGGTGATGGCATATCTGGAAACTCTGCCGAGACCAACAAAATCTCCAA aatgCGATCAAACGTTCGTTTCAAGAGTTGGCGGTCCACAGAATGGCACATTTTCAGCACCTCTGGTTCACAATCCGAGAAATCATTCTCGACAATGTTTGTATATCTTCTTAGCAGGCCCGGGGCAGCGAGTGGAAGTAGTATTTacgacatttaatttaagaggaAGTCCACCAGA TGGATCTGCTGTCGGTGAATTGCCAAC ATGTGTTCACGAATATATGGATATTTACTCAGAGGTACAATCATCGGATCCAGCGGATTTAATAAACTCGCCATTCGGAGGAAGATTTTGTGGCACAATACCTCCACGTAGACGAATATCCATGCATCGGGCAATAGCAATATCGTTTTTTACTAATAAAAATGTATCGGAGCCTGATTTATTCGAAGGACACTATAGGTTTTTAAACGCAT CGGAATATGAAATTGGTATACCAATAGCGGGATCACCATGTTCCTATACCATTACTCCTAGCATGAGTCTCAATAAAACAGGTGCTTTAATATCGCCAACTTATCCAGGTGCCTATCCAAAGGATATGTCTTGTACATATCAATTTCTCGGTGAAACAAATCAAAGAGTCAGATTAGAATTTCGTGATTTTGATCTGTTTTTTGGTGGACCACA ttGTCCATTTGACTACATCAAAGTGTATGATGGTCCCGATAATTCGTCAGCATTAATCGGTACATATTGCGGACAACAgagaaatttagttttatattCAAGCGAATCGAGcctttttgttcatttttatacGCTGCCCAGAACCGCAAATACACAAAATCGTGGTTTTAAAGGAATTTATGAATTTAGCGaaagttttgttaaattagATTTTATAC GTGAAAACGATGGCATTCACATACGTGGCTCAGAGTGCGATCAAAAGATTCtctcgaaaaaagagtcaaccGGGTTTGTGCTATCACCAAACTATCCCTATCCTTATATCCCTAAAACGGTTTGTAG ATATTTCATATATGGAATGCAAGATGCTCAGCATTTAGAACGAGTTCGTTTAGAGTTTTCATCATTTAATATACCCAAAGTTGAAAACAAGGACAAGGGCGA AACAAACTGCTCCGATGGATATCTGAAAATCTATCTAAAAGGACAAGAAACCGCTGATGCTTACGATAAATTCGATTACGAACTGTGTGGCAATGAAACACAAAAAGTCGTTAGCGACGGACCACGATTGGCAATGGTTTTCAGCTCGGGTGAATTACAAGGTCGTGGCTTTAAGGGAAAATATACATTCGAAACGGAATACAAGATACCCGGAACAGCCGCTCCAGATGGAACTTGTAGTTTTACATATGTTAGTAGTTCAAAAAAGCGCGGTGATCTAAATAGTCCACGTTATCCTTCCAATTATCCATCCGAAACGAATTGTTCGTATCTTTTTCTCGCCGAGCCAAACGAACAGGTTACTATTGTTTTCGATCATTTTAAAGTGAAGGCAGACAATGTCAACTCGACAGCAGGTGCTTATGG CGCGTCGGCTTGCTTTGAAGACTGGCTGGAAATATATGTCATATATAGAGATAACAATGACCGCTTTCTTGGTCGATATTGTGGTCTAACAGCGCCCGGCCCCGTCGAGAGCCCTAGGGGTGCGGTTGGTCTGAGAATCACGTTGCATACCGATCAAGAAAATGTGGCCAGCGGTTTCAAAGCTCGCTATTTCTTCGAAACCTCCAAATCTGAGGTCGGCGATTGTGGTGGCAATTTTTCCAACGAAGACTCTGGTATTATAACATCGCCGCACTATCCCAGCAATTATAAGAGTCCAGCAAAGGGCTTGGCTTCCATGGCATGCAACTGGTATATGACAGCTCGTCCTGGTTACAAATTGTCTATAAATTTCGAACACTTTTCGGTGGAAGGTGATCCAATGG CTCGGGGATGTCCTGCTGCAGTACTAAGGATGTGGACAAATGTAGATTCAGAGGCGGCACCTATTGAATTGTGTGGTGAAAAACCACCTACGGAACACTGGCATTATATATCAACGGGTCAATCGGCTAGAATAAGTTTCACAACTACGGACAAAACTATCGGTGCACAG GGCTTCCGTATTGTGTGGACAGAAATACAAGATTCTGGCCCAGGACCGCCAGCCATTGGATTACTATGCGAATCAGCATATCATTTCCAATGCAATATTGGATACTGCATATCGGATAAATTGAGATGTGATGGCATCAAAAATTGCGGTCCTGGCGACGATAGTGACGAAATGCACTGTGAGTCGTGA
- the LOC129913342 gene encoding uncharacterized protein LOC129913342 isoform X3 has translation MAAAQILPLYYTKNHKSQQGNQSNYFQHQPNKLHQQERSISIPHQQHFQTLPQQNKDTFSKVTENFYCFQSAVNDNKNSENENKNNTLKSQKATWLQLQHHESLFSNTIETSDSKKESTNKTGTQHPLTSLTTANVDRNRKANEHNEQKDSNAREYYCPRKKSCWKNAFGSPKDECPAPKDDTNRVTVAIDSLANCEVTLVGKPKTASICDHNHHYNDILFSAEQPKSADADEGRRENKQNTVLQSNNFLDQNDTNNNKNFQYKTCLYYPLRSTMPSSPSKFSNNDVENNSNNKPSAKYTPILPEKNNVFNTGIYKQSKEDTSRAKVYVRCQSEANISSSEIGKCEKGTTCFANFIAIDKLPGEKKYASTTTTTTTTTTKTATTTSSKTKNCATCCQNNVSSNANNDVAKDLDKTCFLHKRIGSFMKDIPNLAGEGCLLCKFKPKTCQKSDESPECCERCCYQKKATSLPKHEEKPNWSDGDDDERIQSSNFTSPNAFSSTVFLQSHSTNKTQTLSRLSSKKQKCCCNKQQHDKLPIDDSALQQHQQQLRKQRTSKTYNFNCPKCYTREWTNCHTNNKTNERLVNTRTSNINETSFFNKTKTASLSTDENRKYCRKFCGSAIKAFADIKRLTRAILPLIIIFNILPHLYAAEYSFDTTELKDGPSQTHSALKPVMAYLETLPRPTKSPKCDQTFVSRVGGPQNGTFSAPLVHNPRNHSRQCLYIFLAGPGQRVEVVFTTFNLRGSPPDGSAVGELPTCVHEYMDIYSEVQSSDPADLINSPFGGRFCGTIPPRRRISMHRAIAISFFTNKNVSEPDLFEGHYRFLNASEYEIGIPIAGSPCSYTITPSMSLNKTGALISPTYPGAYPKDMSCTYQFLGETNQRVRLEFRDFDLFFGGPHCPFDYIKVYDGPDNSSALIGTYCGQQRNLVLYSSESSLFVHFYTLPRTANTQNRGFKGIYEFSESFVKLDFIRENDGIHIRGSECDQKILSKKESTGFVLSPNYPYPYIPKTVCRYFIYGMQDAQHLERVRLEFSSFNIPKVENKDKGETNCSDGYLKIYLKGQETADAYDKFDYELCGNETQKVVSDGPRLAMVFSSGELQGRGFKGKYTFETEYKIPGTAAPDGTCSFTYVSSSKKRGDLNSPRYPSNYPSETNCSYLFLAEPNEQVTIVFDHFKVKADNVNSTAGAYGASACFEDWLEIYVIYRDNNDRFLGRYCGLTAPGPVESPRGAVGLRITLHTDQENVASGFKARYFFETSKSEVGDCGGNFSNEDSGIITSPHYPSNYKSPAKGLASMACNWYMTARPGYKLSINFEHFSVEGDPMARGCPAAVLRMWTNVDSEAAPIELCGEKPPTEHWHYISTGQSARISFTTTDKTIGAQGFRIVWTEIQDSGPGPPAIGLLCESAYHFQCNIGYCISDKLRCDGIKNCGPGDDSDEMHCESYHGSSQRGSRRSNYNQHGRRLVPNLSPMHTLSSPKKTPTPTTRTTSKYRTL, from the exons ATGGCTGCAGCACAGATACTTCCATTGTATTACACAAAAAACCACAAAAGTCAACAAGGAAATCAATCGAATTATTTTCAGCATCAGCCTAACAAACTACATCAACAAGAAAGATCGATTTCCATTCCTCACCAGCAGCATTTTCAAACGTTACCACAACAAAATAAGGACACGTTTTCAAAGGTTACAGAAAACTTCTACTGTTTTCAGTCAGCAGTTAACGATAATAAAAACTCTGAGAACgagaacaaaaacaacacacTTAAATCACAGAAAGCTACTTGGCTGCAATTGCAACACCACGAAAGCCTATTTTCGAACACTATCGAGACGAGTGATTCAAAGAAAGAGAGTACCAATAAGACAGGCACCCAGCATCCGCTTACATCCCTTACCACTGCCAACGTGGACCGAAATAGAAAAGCGAACGAACACAACGAACAAAAGGATTCCAACGCAAGAGAATATTATTGTCCGAGAAAGAAATCATGTTGGAAGAATGCTTTCGGATCTCCAAAAGACGAATGTCCAGCACCAAAAGATGATACTAATCGTGTTACAGTTGCTATCGATTCTCTCGCTAATTGTGAAGTTACCCTTGTGGGCAAACCAAAGACTGCCAGTATTTGTGACCACAATCATCACTATAATGACATTCTTTTCTCTGCCGAACAGCCCAAAAGTGCGGATGCCGATGAGGGGAGAcgagaaaacaaacaaaatacggTCTTACAGTCAAATAATTTCTTGGATCAAAATGATaccaataataacaaaaacttcCAATACAAAACATGTTTATATTATCCTTTGCGGTCAACAATGCCATCATctccttcaaaattttctaacaacGATGTTGAAAACAATTCTAATAATAAACCTTCAGCTAAGTACACTCCAATTCTACCAgaaaaaaataacgttttcaATACAGGGATCTATAAGCAATCTAAAGAAGATACGTCGAGAGCGAAAGTATATGTGCGATGCCAATCAGAGGCAAACATTAGTTCAAGTGAAATCGGAAAATGCGAAAAAGGAACAACATGCTTTGCCAATTTTATCGCTATCGATAAATTACCAGGGGAAAAGAAATACgcttctacaacaacaacaacaacaacaacaacaacaaaaaccgcTACTACCACATCTAGTAAAACGAAAAACTGTGCTACATGCTGCCAAAACAATGTCTCTAGTAACGCCAATAACGACGTTGCAAAAGACCTTGACAAAACATGTTTCCTTCATAAGCGAATTGGTAGTTTTATGAAAGATATTCCAAATTTGGCTGGTGAGGGCTGTCTGCTGTGCAAATTTAAGCCAAAAACCTGCCAAAAATCTGATGAATCACCAGAATGTTGTGAAAGATGTTGTTATCAAAAGAAAGCAACATCATTACCGAAACACGAAGAGAAACCGAATTGGAGTGATGGCGATGATGATGAACGCATACAATCATCTAACTTTACGTCACCTAATGCTTTCTCATCGACCGTTTTCTTGCAATCAcattcaacaaataaaacacaaacattATCACGATTAtcttccaaaaaacaaaaatgttgctGCAATAAACAACAACACGACAAATTGCCAATTGATGATAGCGCATTACAGCAGCATCAACAACAGCTTCGAAAACAACGAACGTCAAAAACTTATAACTTTAACTGCCCGAAATGCTACACTAGAGAATGGACAAATTGTCAtaccaataacaaaacaaatgagAGATTGGTTAATACCAGAACATCAAATATTAATGAGACaagcttttttaataaaacaaaaacagcaTCATTATCGACcgatgaaaatagaaaatattgtagaaaattttgtggAAGTGCGATCAAAGCTTTTGCAGATATTAAGAGACTTACGCGTGCTATTTTGCCACTTATTATCATCTTTAATATCCTACCACATCTCTATGCAG CGGAGTACAGTTTCGACACTACTGAGTTAAAAGATGGACCGTCCCAAACACATAGTGCTTTGAAGCCGGTGATGGCATATCTGGAAACTCTGCCGAGACCAACAAAATCTCCAA aatgCGATCAAACGTTCGTTTCAAGAGTTGGCGGTCCACAGAATGGCACATTTTCAGCACCTCTGGTTCACAATCCGAGAAATCATTCTCGACAATGTTTGTATATCTTCTTAGCAGGCCCGGGGCAGCGAGTGGAAGTAGTATTTacgacatttaatttaagaggaAGTCCACCAGA TGGATCTGCTGTCGGTGAATTGCCAAC ATGTGTTCACGAATATATGGATATTTACTCAGAGGTACAATCATCGGATCCAGCGGATTTAATAAACTCGCCATTCGGAGGAAGATTTTGTGGCACAATACCTCCACGTAGACGAATATCCATGCATCGGGCAATAGCAATATCGTTTTTTACTAATAAAAATGTATCGGAGCCTGATTTATTCGAAGGACACTATAGGTTTTTAAACGCAT CGGAATATGAAATTGGTATACCAATAGCGGGATCACCATGTTCCTATACCATTACTCCTAGCATGAGTCTCAATAAAACAGGTGCTTTAATATCGCCAACTTATCCAGGTGCCTATCCAAAGGATATGTCTTGTACATATCAATTTCTCGGTGAAACAAATCAAAGAGTCAGATTAGAATTTCGTGATTTTGATCTGTTTTTTGGTGGACCACA ttGTCCATTTGACTACATCAAAGTGTATGATGGTCCCGATAATTCGTCAGCATTAATCGGTACATATTGCGGACAACAgagaaatttagttttatattCAAGCGAATCGAGcctttttgttcatttttatacGCTGCCCAGAACCGCAAATACACAAAATCGTGGTTTTAAAGGAATTTATGAATTTAGCGaaagttttgttaaattagATTTTATAC GTGAAAACGATGGCATTCACATACGTGGCTCAGAGTGCGATCAAAAGATTCtctcgaaaaaagagtcaaccGGGTTTGTGCTATCACCAAACTATCCCTATCCTTATATCCCTAAAACGGTTTGTAG ATATTTCATATATGGAATGCAAGATGCTCAGCATTTAGAACGAGTTCGTTTAGAGTTTTCATCATTTAATATACCCAAAGTTGAAAACAAGGACAAGGGCGA AACAAACTGCTCCGATGGATATCTGAAAATCTATCTAAAAGGACAAGAAACCGCTGATGCTTACGATAAATTCGATTACGAACTGTGTGGCAATGAAACACAAAAAGTCGTTAGCGACGGACCACGATTGGCAATGGTTTTCAGCTCGGGTGAATTACAAGGTCGTGGCTTTAAGGGAAAATATACATTCGAAACGGAATACAAGATACCCGGAACAGCCGCTCCAGATGGAACTTGTAGTTTTACATATGTTAGTAGTTCAAAAAAGCGCGGTGATCTAAATAGTCCACGTTATCCTTCCAATTATCCATCCGAAACGAATTGTTCGTATCTTTTTCTCGCCGAGCCAAACGAACAGGTTACTATTGTTTTCGATCATTTTAAAGTGAAGGCAGACAATGTCAACTCGACAGCAGGTGCTTATGG CGCGTCGGCTTGCTTTGAAGACTGGCTGGAAATATATGTCATATATAGAGATAACAATGACCGCTTTCTTGGTCGATATTGTGGTCTAACAGCGCCCGGCCCCGTCGAGAGCCCTAGGGGTGCGGTTGGTCTGAGAATCACGTTGCATACCGATCAAGAAAATGTGGCCAGCGGTTTCAAAGCTCGCTATTTCTTCGAAACCTCCAAATCTGAGGTCGGCGATTGTGGTGGCAATTTTTCCAACGAAGACTCTGGTATTATAACATCGCCGCACTATCCCAGCAATTATAAGAGTCCAGCAAAGGGCTTGGCTTCCATGGCATGCAACTGGTATATGACAGCTCGTCCTGGTTACAAATTGTCTATAAATTTCGAACACTTTTCGGTGGAAGGTGATCCAATGG CTCGGGGATGTCCTGCTGCAGTACTAAGGATGTGGACAAATGTAGATTCAGAGGCGGCACCTATTGAATTGTGTGGTGAAAAACCACCTACGGAACACTGGCATTATATATCAACGGGTCAATCGGCTAGAATAAGTTTCACAACTACGGACAAAACTATCGGTGCACAG GGCTTCCGTATTGTGTGGACAGAAATACAAGATTCTGGCCCAGGACCGCCAGCCATTGGATTACTATGCGAATCAGCATATCATTTCCAATGCAATATTGGATACTGCATATCGGATAAATTGAGATGTGATGGCATCAAAAATTGCGGTCCTGGCGACGATAGTGACGAAATGCACTGTGAGTC